In a single window of the Cucumis melo cultivar AY chromosome 11, USDA_Cmelo_AY_1.0, whole genome shotgun sequence genome:
- the LOC103502082 gene encoding probable serine/threonine-protein kinase PBL9 isoform X1, translating to MGICLSAKPICESDDNTGVKYSKDDSDSNNGKDNGSASSKFSLASVLPAPRSEGEISQSSNLKSFAYEELKEATRNFCPDSVLGEPGSGSVFKGWIDEHSFTATKPGTGMSIAVKRLNQDSFQDHGEWFAEVNFLGQLVHSHLVKLIGYCMDDEQRLLVSEFMPRGSLENHLFLRGSYFQPLSWGLRLKVALGAAKGLAFLHSDERKVIYRDLRTSNILLDSDYNAKLSDLGFSKDTGATGGKSNVSTRTPSTLYAAPEYLAAGQATTSSDVYSFGVILLEMLSGRRAVDKNRPFREHNLIEWARPQLANKRKTARIIDNRLEGQYSLDAAYKLSSLTLQCLSIEPKSRPSMNEVVTELEQLQDPTSININRNSKQNRMARRCSADDANIHRSARAVSPDYT from the exons ATGGGCATCTGCTTAAGTGCAAAACCTATATGTGAAAGTGATGATAATACAG GGGTGAAGTATTCAAAAGATGATAGTGATAGCAATAATGGAAAGGATAATGGTAGTGCAAGTAGCAAATTCTCATTGGCTTCGGTGCTCCCAGCCCCTCGGAGCGAGGGTGAAATCTCTCAGTCCTCCAATTTGAAGAGCTTCGCTTATGAAGAGCTAAAAGAGGCAACACGAAACTTTTGTCCTGATAGTGTTCTGGGAGAACCTGGTTCTGGTTCAGTTTTCAAGGGCTGGATTGATGAGCATTCATTTACTGCTACCAAGCCTGGAACTGGAATGAGTATTGCTGTCAAAAGGCTTAACCAAGATAGTTTTCAAGATCACGGAGAGTGGTTT GCTGAAGTGAATTTTCTGGGCCAACTTGTTCATTCTCACCTTGTGAAATTGATTGGCTATTGCATGGACGATGAGCAACGGCTGCTCGTGTCTGAATTCATGCCTCGAGGAAGTTTAGAAAATCATCTGTTCCTTC GGGGTTCCTATTTTCAACCTCTTTCTTGGGGCCTCCGTTTGAAGGTTGCACTTGGTGCTGCAAAAGGGCTCGCCTTTCTCCACAGTGATGAAAGAAAAGTGATCTACCGTGACTTGAGGACTTCAAATATTTTGCTTGATTCT GATTACAATGCCAAACTCTCTGATCTTGGGTTTTCCAAAGACACAGGAGCAACAGGCGGTAAAAGTAATGTCTCTACCAGGACTCCGAGTACCTTGTATGCAGCTCCAGAATATCTTGCCGCAG GTCAGGCAACCACATCAAGTGATGTTTATAGTTTTGGAGTCATTCTATTGGAAATGTTATCTGGAAGAAGAGCCGTAGACAAAAATCGACCATTTAGAGAACACAACCTAATCGAATGGGCCAGACCCCAACTTGCAAACAAAAGGAAGACTGCTCGAATAATTGACAACCGTCTTGAAGGCCAATATTCTTTGGATGCAGCCTATAAGCTATCGAGTCTGACACTGCAATGCCTATCCATTGAGCCCAAGTCTAGACCAAGCATGAACGAGGTTGTAACAGAACTAGAACAGCTACAAGATCCGACATCCATTAATATCAACAGAAATTCAAAACAAAACCGCATGGCTCGCAGATGTAGTGCTGACGATGCCAATATTCATCGTAGTGCTCGCGCTGTTTCACCTGATTATACATAA
- the LOC103502083 gene encoding pentatricopeptide repeat-containing protein At1g07590, mitochondrial: protein MRTGDFFSGYRLIQAFRRTVSSTPSTVGTIPFRFNFLCTQIPDNLSANFSESELEGPKCLSLRIERIPKGESVGYAFRSWMGDGFPIHRGDIFHTINRLRKFERNKRALEVMEWVIREKPYRINELDYSYLLEFTIKHHGISQGEKLFSNIPVEFQGELLFNNLVIACLDKGAIRLSLAYMRKMREVGHSISHLVFNRLIILHSSFRRRKIIPKILSQMKADKVPLHVSTYNILMKIEANEHNIEGLMRVFSDMKRAKVEPNEVSYCIVATAHAVAKLYIVVEAYVEAIEKSIAGNNWSTYDVLIILYGYLKKEKELERTWGTIQGFPHIPSKSFILAIEAFGRIGLLSRAEELWLEMKTKRGIKATDQFNSILSVYCRHGLIKKATEIFRKIEENGCKPNAITFRHLALGCLKAGLVEEALKTLDLGSNTTSSTKIVRKSTPWLETTLSMIEILAERGDIENTEKLFKELKEAKYTRYTFVYNILIKAYVKAKIHNPNLLRRMIIGGARPDSETYSLIKLSEQFQS, encoded by the exons ATGCGAACGGGGGATTTTTTCTCTGGGTATAGGCTCATTCAAGCATTTCGTCGAACAGTTTCCAGCACTCCTTCAACGGTCGGTACAATCCCCTTCCGATTCAACTTTCTTTGTACTCAAATTCCCGACAACTTGTCGGCGAACTTTTCTGAGTCAGAATTGGAGGGACCCAAATGCTTGTCTTTGAGAATTGAGAGAATACCGAAGGGAGAATCGGTTGGGTATGCCTTCAGGAGTTGGATGGGCGATGGTTTTCCTATTCATCGAGGCGACATTTTTCATACTATTAATCGCCTTAGGAAGTTTGAAAGGAACAAGCGGGCACTCGAG GTTATGGAGTGGGTGATTAGGGAGAAACCATATCGGATAAATGAATTGGACTACTCCTATCTTTTGGAATTTACGATCAAACACCATGGCATATCACAAGGTGAGAAGCTCTTTTCTAATATCCCTGTGGAATTTCAAGGAGAGTTGCTCTTCAACAATCTTGTCATTGCATGTTTAGATAAGGGAGCAATTAGACTTTCACTAGCTTACATGAGAAAAATGAGGGAAGTTGGCCATAGCATATCACACTTAGTTTTTAACCGCCTCATTATACTCCATTCATCTTTTCGTCGTAGGAAAATTATCCCAAAAATTCTTTCCCAGATGAAGGCTGATAAAGTGCCATTGCATGTTTCTACATATAACATTCTTATGAAAATAGAAGCCAATGAACACAACATTGAAGGGTTGATGAGGGTATTTAGTGATATGAAACGAGCTAAAGTTGAACCAAATGAGGTATCTTACTGCATAGTAGCTACTGCACATGCTGTGGCAAAGTTGTATATTGTGGTTGAAGCCTACGTTGAGGCTATAGAAAAATCAATCGCTGGGAATAATTGGTCGACCTACGATGTCCTAATCATCTTGTACGGCTATTTGAAGAAGGAGAAAGAGCTAGAAAGGACTTGGGGTACCATACAAGGATTTCCCCACATCCCGTCTAAAAGTTTTATACTGGCAATTGAAGCATTTGGCAGAATTGGTTTACTAAGCCGCGCTGAAGAGCTCTGGCTAGAGATGAAAACCAAAAGAGGAATTAAAGCCACCGATCAATTCAATTCGATTTTATCTGTCTATTGCAGACATGGGTTGATTAAAAAGGCAACAGAAATATTTAGGAAAATCGAAGAAAATGGGTGCAAACCAAATGCCATAACCTTTCGACATCTGGCTTTAGGTTGCTTGAAAGCTGGTTTGGTGGAGGAAGCCTTGAAAACACTAGATCTGGGATCAAATACAACAAGCAGCACCAAGATAGTTAGGAAGTCAACCCCATGGTTGGAAACCACTCTTTCAATGATTGAGATTCTGGCAGAGAGGGGAGACATTGAAAATACTGAAAAGCTATTCAAGGAACTCAAAGAAGCAAAGTATACGAGGTACACATTCGTTTACAACATATTGATCAAAGCTTATGTGAAGGCCAAGATTCATAATCCAAATCTCTTGAGAAGGATGATCATAGGAGGAGCTAGGCCTGACTCCGAAACCTACAGTTTGATCAAACTTTCTGAGCAGTTTCAAAGCTAA
- the LOC103502082 gene encoding probable serine/threonine-protein kinase PBL9 isoform X2 yields MGICLSAKPICESDDNTGVKYSKDDSDSNNGKDNGSASSKFSLASVLPAPRSEGEISQSSNLKSFAYEELKEATRNFCPDSVLGEPGSGSVFKGWIDEHSFTATKPGTGMSIAVKRLNQDSFQDHGEWFAEVNFLGQLVHSHLVKLIGYCMDDEQRLLVSEFMPRGSLENHLFLRGSYFQPLSWGLRLKVALGAAKGLAFLHSDERKVIYRDLRTSNILLDSDYNAKLSDLGFSKDTGATGGKSNVSTRTPSTLYAAPEYLAAVSV; encoded by the exons ATGGGCATCTGCTTAAGTGCAAAACCTATATGTGAAAGTGATGATAATACAG GGGTGAAGTATTCAAAAGATGATAGTGATAGCAATAATGGAAAGGATAATGGTAGTGCAAGTAGCAAATTCTCATTGGCTTCGGTGCTCCCAGCCCCTCGGAGCGAGGGTGAAATCTCTCAGTCCTCCAATTTGAAGAGCTTCGCTTATGAAGAGCTAAAAGAGGCAACACGAAACTTTTGTCCTGATAGTGTTCTGGGAGAACCTGGTTCTGGTTCAGTTTTCAAGGGCTGGATTGATGAGCATTCATTTACTGCTACCAAGCCTGGAACTGGAATGAGTATTGCTGTCAAAAGGCTTAACCAAGATAGTTTTCAAGATCACGGAGAGTGGTTT GCTGAAGTGAATTTTCTGGGCCAACTTGTTCATTCTCACCTTGTGAAATTGATTGGCTATTGCATGGACGATGAGCAACGGCTGCTCGTGTCTGAATTCATGCCTCGAGGAAGTTTAGAAAATCATCTGTTCCTTC GGGGTTCCTATTTTCAACCTCTTTCTTGGGGCCTCCGTTTGAAGGTTGCACTTGGTGCTGCAAAAGGGCTCGCCTTTCTCCACAGTGATGAAAGAAAAGTGATCTACCGTGACTTGAGGACTTCAAATATTTTGCTTGATTCT GATTACAATGCCAAACTCTCTGATCTTGGGTTTTCCAAAGACACAGGAGCAACAGGCGGTAAAAGTAATGTCTCTACCAGGACTCCGAGTACCTTGTATGCAGCTCCAGAATATCTTGCCGCAG TGAGTGTCTGA
- the LOC103502084 gene encoding triosephosphate isomerase, cytosolic-like, whose amino-acid sequence MGRKFFVGGNWKCNGTTEEVKKIITVLNDAHVPSGDVVDVVVSPPFVFLPLVLSLLRSDFHVAAQNCWVRKGGAFTGEVSAEMLANLGVPWVIIGHSERRLILNESSAFIGDKVAYALSQGLKVIACVGETLEQRESGSTIDVVSAQTKAIADKISSWDNVVLAYEPVWAIGTGKVATPAQAQEVHAELRKWLHNNVSAEVAESVRIIYGGSVNGSNCKELAGQPDLDGFLVGGASLKPEFVDIINSAL is encoded by the exons ATGGGCAGAAAATTCTTCGTCGGCGGCAACTGGAAATGT AACGGAACAACCGAGGAGGTGAAGAAAATCATCACCGTGTTGAATGATGCTCATGTTCCTTCAGGAGATGTTGTAG ATGTTGTTGTGAGTCCACCTTTCGTGTTTCTTCCCCTGGTCCTGAGTTTGTTGCGATCTGATTTTCATGTTGCAGCTCAGAACTGTTGGGTTCGTAAGGGTGGTGCTTTTACTGGAGAAGTTAG TGCTGAGATGCTTGCCAATTTGGGAGTTCCATGGGTGATTATTGGCCATTCTGAAAGAAGACTTATTTTGAACGAGTCGAGTGCG TTTATTGGAGATAAAGTTGCATATGCCCTTTCTCAAGGACTTAAAGTTATTGCTTGTGTTGGAGAGACTCTTGAGCAAAGGGAATCAGGATCAACAATTGATGTTGTTTCTGCACAAACTAAAGCAATTGCTG ATAAAATCTCCAGCTGGGACAATGTTGTTTTGGCTTACGAGCCAGTTTGGGCAATTGGAACAGGGAAAGTTGCAACTCCTGCTCAGGCTCAGGAA GTTCATGCTGAATTAAGGAAATGGCTTCACAACAATGTTAGTGCTGAAGTTGCTGAATCTGTTAGAATTATATATGGAG GTTCTGTAAATGGTTCAAACTGCAAAGAGTTGGCCGGACAACCTGATTTGGACGGATTTTTGGTCGGTGGAGCTTCGCTAAAG CCGGAGTTCGTGGATATTATCAACTCTGCATTGTGA
- the LOC103502081 gene encoding probable serine/threonine-protein kinase PBL9 isoform X2: MPPTPRTEGEILQSSNLKSFSFTELKAATRNFRPDSVVGEGGFGSVFKGWIDEHSFAAAKPGTGMVIAVKRLNQDGFQGHREWLAEVNFLGQLSHCHLVRLVGYCLEDEHRLLVYEFMPRGSLENHLFRRGSYFQPLSWSLRLKVALGAAKGLAFLHSDERKVIYRDFKTSNILLDSKYNAKLSDFGLAKDGPTGDKSHVSTRVMGTYGYAAPEYLATGHLTTWSDVYSFGVVLLEILCGRRAIDKNRPAREHNLVEWAKPYLANKRKIFRIIDSRLEGQYSLDGAYKASMLALRCLSINPKLRPNMNDVVKELEQLQDSTLPTSNRNSTNNRRARRHSADDARNPNNAQAYPRSPVSALYI, from the exons ATGCCACCAACTCCACGAACTGAAGGCGAAATTTTGCAGTCTTCCAATTTGAAGAGCTTCAGTTTCACAGAGCTTAAAGCAGCCACCAGGAACTTTCGTCCTGATAGTGTGGTAGGAGAAGGTGGTTTTGGTTCTGTTTTCAAGGGTTGGATTGATGAGCATTCCTTTGCTGCAGCCAAACCTGGCACCGGAATGGTTATTGCAGTCAAAAGGCTTAACCAAGATGGTTTTCAAGGGCACAGAGAATGGTTG GCCGAAGTGAATTTTCTAGGCCAACTTTCTCACTGTCACCTTGTGAGGTTGGTCGGCTATTGCTTGGAGGATGAACACCGTTTGCTTGTTTACGAATTCATGCCTCGTGGGAGCTTGGAAAACCATTTGTTTCGAA GGGGATCCTATTTCCAACCTCTTTCTTGGAGCCTACGCTTAAAGGTTGCACTTGGTGCTGCAAAAGGGCTGGCCTTTCTCCACAGTGATGAAAGGAAAGTGATCTACCGTGACTTCAAGACGTCGAATATCCTACTAGACTCT AAATACAATGCCAAACTCTCAGATTTTGGGTTGGCTAAAGACGGCCCAACGGGTGATAAAAGCCACGTCTCGACTAGGGTGATGGGAACTTATGGATACGCAGCCCCGGAATATTTGGCTACAG GTCATCTAACTACTTGGAGTGATGTGTATAGCTTCGGAGTTGTCCTACTAGAAATATTATGTGGAAGGAGAGCAATTGACAAGAATCGACCAGCTAGAGAACACAATCTTGTGGAATGGGCAAAACCTTACCTTGCAAATAAACGTAAGATTTTTCGAATCATCGATAGTCGTCTTGAGGGCCAGTATTCATTGGATGGAGCCTACAAGGCATCTATGCTTGCGCTAAGATGCCTATCTATTAATCCCAAACTAAGACCAAACATGAATGATGTCGTAAAAGAACTAGAGCAACTACAGGATTCCACGTTGCCTACTAGCAACAGGAACTCAACCAATAATCGTCGTGCCCGAAGGCATAGTGCTGATGATGCCCGTAATCCAAATAACGCTCAAGCTTACCCCCGGTCTCCAGTTTCAGCTCTCTATATATAG
- the LOC103502081 gene encoding probable serine/threonine-protein kinase PBL9 isoform X1: MGVCLSTRIKAENSCNTGVNSNAVSTDGNDIGSTNSKINLLSMPPTPRTEGEILQSSNLKSFSFTELKAATRNFRPDSVVGEGGFGSVFKGWIDEHSFAAAKPGTGMVIAVKRLNQDGFQGHREWLAEVNFLGQLSHCHLVRLVGYCLEDEHRLLVYEFMPRGSLENHLFRRGSYFQPLSWSLRLKVALGAAKGLAFLHSDERKVIYRDFKTSNILLDSKYNAKLSDFGLAKDGPTGDKSHVSTRVMGTYGYAAPEYLATGHLTTWSDVYSFGVVLLEILCGRRAIDKNRPAREHNLVEWAKPYLANKRKIFRIIDSRLEGQYSLDGAYKASMLALRCLSINPKLRPNMNDVVKELEQLQDSTLPTSNRNSTNNRRARRHSADDARNPNNAQAYPRSPVSALYI, translated from the exons ATGGGTGTCTGCTTAAGTACCAGAATCAAAGCTGAGAACTCATGTAATACAG GAGTGAATTCTAATGCTGTGAGTACTGATGGAAACGATATTGGTAGTACAAATAGCAAGATCAATTTGCTCTCAATGCCACCAACTCCACGAACTGAAGGCGAAATTTTGCAGTCTTCCAATTTGAAGAGCTTCAGTTTCACAGAGCTTAAAGCAGCCACCAGGAACTTTCGTCCTGATAGTGTGGTAGGAGAAGGTGGTTTTGGTTCTGTTTTCAAGGGTTGGATTGATGAGCATTCCTTTGCTGCAGCCAAACCTGGCACCGGAATGGTTATTGCAGTCAAAAGGCTTAACCAAGATGGTTTTCAAGGGCACAGAGAATGGTTG GCCGAAGTGAATTTTCTAGGCCAACTTTCTCACTGTCACCTTGTGAGGTTGGTCGGCTATTGCTTGGAGGATGAACACCGTTTGCTTGTTTACGAATTCATGCCTCGTGGGAGCTTGGAAAACCATTTGTTTCGAA GGGGATCCTATTTCCAACCTCTTTCTTGGAGCCTACGCTTAAAGGTTGCACTTGGTGCTGCAAAAGGGCTGGCCTTTCTCCACAGTGATGAAAGGAAAGTGATCTACCGTGACTTCAAGACGTCGAATATCCTACTAGACTCT AAATACAATGCCAAACTCTCAGATTTTGGGTTGGCTAAAGACGGCCCAACGGGTGATAAAAGCCACGTCTCGACTAGGGTGATGGGAACTTATGGATACGCAGCCCCGGAATATTTGGCTACAG GTCATCTAACTACTTGGAGTGATGTGTATAGCTTCGGAGTTGTCCTACTAGAAATATTATGTGGAAGGAGAGCAATTGACAAGAATCGACCAGCTAGAGAACACAATCTTGTGGAATGGGCAAAACCTTACCTTGCAAATAAACGTAAGATTTTTCGAATCATCGATAGTCGTCTTGAGGGCCAGTATTCATTGGATGGAGCCTACAAGGCATCTATGCTTGCGCTAAGATGCCTATCTATTAATCCCAAACTAAGACCAAACATGAATGATGTCGTAAAAGAACTAGAGCAACTACAGGATTCCACGTTGCCTACTAGCAACAGGAACTCAACCAATAATCGTCGTGCCCGAAGGCATAGTGCTGATGATGCCCGTAATCCAAATAACGCTCAAGCTTACCCCCGGTCTCCAGTTTCAGCTCTCTATATATAG